The Starkeya sp. ORNL1 DNA window GCGACAAGTCCGAGATCTGACGGACTTCATTATGCGCGAGCCCACCCGATTCAGTCCGAAATGGAGTTGGATGGCCGCCCTCGGCTCCATGGAGGAGTGGCATCAGGTACTCGCCAAGCGCAGCAACGAGGAGAAGTTCCTGCATCAGCACGGCTTTCGTTTCGAGCAGCAGGTTGACTATACGCCGCTGCCGGAGAGCGCCGATGTGCACGGCGTCCGCTTCACCGCGTTGCGTTCCGGCAAGGATCTCTGGACGGAAGGCGCCGCGATGCGCCACTGCGTCTCCACCTATGTCCGCGACGTGATGACCGGCAAGAGTCGGATCTATTCGATCACGCTCGGCGAGCGCCGTGTGGCGACCATGGAGCTGCAGCCGTTCGGCAAGGGCTGGCGCATCATCCAGATCAAAGGCCCTTGCAACGCGGTGCCGGTGATCGGCGCTCGGCAGGCCGCCGCCCTGCTTGTCGAGGGCATCAACAAAAGCATCGCTACCGATGAGGTCGCAGCATGAGTGTCGAACACCGTCACCAGGTGCTCCCCATGTCCCTGCCGCCGCGCGGGCTCTCGCGTATCGAGGCGGCGGCCTATGTCGGCGTTTCGCCCTCGATGTTCGACATCATGGTTGTGGATGGCCGCATGCCGCCGCCCAAGTCTATCAATGCGCGTACGGTGTGGGATCGACACCGGCTTGACGAATGCTTCTCCGCGCTCCCCGATAAGGGCGATGCTGCCAGGAGCGCGGCGGCGCAGGGCGCCGGGGGCTATGATCCCTGGGCAAATTGCAGGGCCTGACGGGCAGAATGGAGCTACGGTACAAATACCTCTATGAGGATCTGGACCGCCACGGCAACGTGCGGATCTACGTCTGGCGCGGCAAGGGCCACAAGAAGGTCCGGATCCGCGAGGAGGTCGGCACGCCCGCGTTTCGCCGCGCCTATGACGCGGCATTGGAGGCCGAGGCTGAGCCCGCCGATCCCGTGGTCGCGGTCGGGAGGAAGGATCGCAAGCCTCCGAAGCCGGACACCCTTCGCTGGCTGTGCGAGCGCTACCGCAAGGAGTGCGCCGAGTTCCTGCTGCTGGGCGACCAGACGCGGCACGTGCGCGGCCTGATCTTCGAAAGCATCTACGAGGAGCCGACCGAGCCCGGCGCATCCACGCTCTATGGCGACTTCCCGAATGATCGCCTCAGCGTCAAAGCCATCCGGGTACTGCGCGATCGGAAGATAGAGTATCCCGAGGCCGGAAATGGCCGGGTAAAGGCCCTCCGCCAGGTGTTCAAATGGGCGATCGAGGAAGAGGTACCGGGCGTCAGGGTGAACTATGCCCGCGACGTTCCCTATTTTGAGGGATCGAAGGACGGGTTCCACACCTGGACCATTGAAGAGATCGAGCAGTTCGACGCCCGCTGGCCGCTTGGCACCAAGGCCAGGCTGGCAAAGGATCTGTTGCAGTACACCGGCGCCCGCCGCTCCGACGCAGTCACCTTCGGCCGGCAGATGATTCGCAACGGCAAGATCCACTTCACCGAGATGAAGGGGCGACGCCGCGTCCTCAAGGAGCGGGAGCTGCCGGTGCTGCCGCAGCTTCAGGAGAGCATCGACGCCATGCCGGGCGATCACCTCACCTTCCTGGTGACCGAGTTCGGTGCGCCGTTCACTGAGGCCGGATTCGGCAACTGGTTTCGCGACCGGTGCGACGCGGCTGGGCTTCCGCAGTGCTCGGCCCACGGCCTGCGCAAGGCCGGCGCCACGATCGCAGCGGACAACGGCGCGACGGAGCATCAGCTGATGGCGATCTATGGATGGGAAAGCCCGAAGCAGGCCGCCGTCTACACGAAGAAGGCGAACCGAAAGAAGCTCGCAGGCGACGCCATGCACCTCGTCGTCCCGGTCAAATCCGGAACATAGTTCTTTCCCACCAAATCATTCCCACCTGTCCGGTGGGAAAAATAGGGCGAAAAACCCTTATTTATCAATATGATGAGAAATGGATGGTGCCCAGGGACGGAGTCGAACCGCCGACACTGCGATTTTCAGTCGCATGCTCTACCAACTGAGCTACCTGGGCGTAGCCGGCAACGGCCAGGGCCGTGCGGAGCGGGCGGGTTATAGAGTCTCGTTTCCGCTCTGTCCATACGACGCCAGGCGGAAAATAGCGGTCTTCCCCAGACGCTTCCGCTCCGACGCTACTCAGCCGCGCCGCGGCGGTTCCGGCGCCAGCGGCGGGGTGTCGCCGTCCTCGTCGTCCTCCTCCACTGCCGGAATGGCGTAGCTGCCGCTCAGCCAGCGGTGCAGGTCGACATCGGCGCAGCGCGACGAGCAGAACGGGCGATACTTCTCCACCGCCGGCTTGCCGCAGATCGGGCAAGGCTTGTCCTGAGAGGATTTCGCGGGCGCGCTCATGATACGTCCCGCCTCATTGTACGTTCCGTCTCATGCCGGGTTGGTCCAGCTGTAGCGCACCGGATAGCCCTCGCCGGCCAGCAGCGCCACGGTCTCGGCGAGCGGCAGGCCGACCACATTGGTGTAGGAGCCCACCAGCTTCACCACGAAGGTGCCGGCAAAGCCCTGGATGGCATAGCCACCGGCCTTGCCGCGCCATTCGCCGGAGGCGAGATAGGCCTCGATATCCTCGCGCGACAGCCGCTTGAAACGCACCCGGGTTTCGACGAGGCGCGAGCGCAGCGCGCCCTTCGCCGTTACCACCGCCACGCCCGAATAGACGCGGTGGGCGCGGCCGGAGAGCAGGCGCAGGCAATCGGCCGCCTCTTCCGCGATCTCGGGCTTCGGCAGGATGCGCCGGCCGACCGCGACCACGGTGTCGGCCGCGATCAGATAGGCGCCGGGAAACTCGCCGCTGGCCTCGCGCCTGGTCTGCGCCACCTGCGCCTTCTCCTTGGCGAGCCGCAAAGCAAGCCGGCGCGGCAGCTCGCCGCGCTCCGGCGTCTCGTCGATCTCGGCGGGCATGAGCGCATCAGGTTCGAGGCCGGCCTGGGCAAGCAGCGCGAGACGGCGCGGCGAGCCCGAGGCCAGCACCAGGGTCGGGCGGCCGTTCACGCGGGAACTCCTTGTTCCGCCGGAGGACCCGGCGGCATTCGAATGCGCCGGCACGCTAATGGAAAGCTCGGCTTCTGTGAACGGGGCGCGGCCTCACCGTGCACGGAAACGGGCGCGGATGCGCATCTCCAGCTCGTCACGCACTGCGCGATAGGCGTCGAGCTGCTGTTCGCGGTTTCCCGTCGCCAGCGTCGGATCCGGCGTCGGCCAATATTCGATGGCGATGGCATTGGTGCGGGTCAGCTCCAGCGCGCGGTGATGGGCGTCCGGCGAGAGGGTGATGACGAGGTCGAAGCCGAGGCCCTCATTCTCCTCCAGCTCTTCCAGCGTCTGCGGGCGGTGGCGGCGATTCTCCAGGCCGACCTCATCGAGCACGGCGCTGACGAAGGGGTCGATCTCGCCCTTCATCACGCCGGCCGAGCCGATATAGAGCGAGCGGCCGAACAAATGCTTGGCCAGCGCCGCGGCCAGCGGCGAGCGGACGCTGTTCTGCCCGCACATGAAGAGCACGGATTGCGGACGCGCCAGAGCCCTTTCCGATCGGATGGAATCATCCGGTCGCCAAGAAAGTGCTCTAGGTTCAACAGGCTGGAGCATTTTCTCATCGCAAAAGTCATTCAACTTTTGTGGAAAATGCTCAAGGCGCGGCGCCGCGCCGGGAAGGATGGGGGCCAGGTCCATCTCAGCCCTTCCAGTGCAGCGCGCAGACTAGCGTGAAAAGCCGCCGGGCGGTGCCGAAATCGACGTCGATCTTGTCCTGCAGCCGCTCGCGCAGGACTTCGGAGCCCTCATTGTGCAAGCCGCGCCGGCCCATATCGATCGCCTCGATCTTCGAGGGGGTCAAAGTGCGGATGGCGGCGTAATAGCTCTCGCAGACCAGGAAATAATCCTTCACGACCTTGCGCAGCGGGCTGAGCGAGAGGTGGTGGGTGACGACCGGGGCGCCGTCCTCGCGGGTGATCTCCAGCACCAGCCGGTTGTCGGCGAGCGCGATGGCCAGCAGATAAGGTCCGGGCTCGGGATCGCCGATGGGGCAGAAGCTGTTCTGCTCGACCAGGTCGTAAATGGCGATGGCGCGCTCATGCTCGATATCGCGCGAGGCATGGCCGATCGACGCCGCGTCCAGCGTCACCGCGGCGAGGCGGCGCGTGGCATGATGCGGATCATCGCCTTCGGCCATCGGCGCTCCCGCTAGAGATTGAGGCGGATTGCGACGGAGCGGGCGTGGGCGTCGAGCCCTTCCGCCTCGCCGAGCGCGATGGCGGCGGGACCGAGCGCGCGAAGCTGCTCCGGCCCGCATTTCAGGATCGAGGTGCGCTTCATGAAGTCGAGCACACCGAGCCCGGAAGAGAAGCGCGCCGAGCGCGCGGTCGGCAGCACATGGTTGGAGCCGCCGACATAATCGCCGATGGCTTCCGGCGTGTGGGCGCCGATGAAGATCGCCCCGGCGTGGCGGATGCGTTCCACCAGCGCCTCGGCGTCGGCAGCCATGATCTCGAGATGCTCCGGCGCGACGCGGTCGACCAGGGTCGGGGCCTCATCGAGCGAGGCGAGCCGGATCACCGCGCCATAGTCGCGCCAGCTCTGCGCAGCGATGGCCTCGCGCGGCAGCGTGACGAGCTGGCGTTTCACCGCGGCGATCACCGCCTCGATCAGCGCGTCATCGTCGCTCATCAGGATGGATTGGGCAGCGGTGTCGTGCTCGGCCTGGGCCAGCAAATCGGCGGCGATCCAGTCCGGATTCTGCTGGCCATCCGCCACCACCAGCACTTCTGACGGGCCGGCCACCATGTCGATGCCGACGGTGCCGAACACCTGGCGCTTGGCGGCGGCGACATAGGCATTGCCGGGCCCGACGATCTTCGCCACCGGGGCGATGGTGTCAGTGCCATAGGCCAGCGCCGCCACCGCCTGCGCGCCGCCGACGCGATACACCTCGTCGACGCCGGCAAGCTTTGCTGCGGCCAGCACCAGCGGATTGAGCACGCCGCCGGGCGCCGGCACCACCATGGCAATGCGCGGCACGCCGGCGACCTTGGCCGGCACCGCATTCATCAGCACCGAGGAGGGATAGGCCGCGGTGCCTCCCGGCACGTAGAGGCCGACGGCATCCACCGGCGTCCAGCGGCTGCCGAGCTCGACGCCGAGCGGGTCGACATAGCGTCCGCTCTCGGGGAGCTGCTTTGCATGGTGGGAGCGGATGCGCTCATGAGCGAGCTTCAGGGCGTCGAGCGTCTCCGGATCGGCGGCAGCCAGCGCGGCATCGAGCTCGGCATTGGTGACGCGGATGCCGCGCTCCGCGAGGTCGATCCGGTCGAAGCGGCGGGACAGCTCGACCAGCGCGGCGTCGCCATGCGAGCGCACATCCTCGATGATGCCGGCCACCGCCTGCACGACGTCTTCCGCCACCTCGCGCTTGGTGCCGAGAAAGGCCTGGAAGCGCGCGGCAAAGTCGGGCGAGCGGGTGTCGAGGCGAAGCGGCATGTCGGGTTCCAGTCGCATAGTTCCGACAGTCCTATCGCAATCGGCACCTCGGAACACAAGAGCGGCAGGCGCCAACATCAGGGAAGCACCCCCAGACGTCATGGCCGGGCTCGTCCCGGCCATCCACGGTTGCTCACCCGTCGCGGTCGTGGATCCCGGGCGAGCCCGGGGATGACAAACATCTCTCGTCGAATTGTGAACTGCATTCTGTTGACAGGTGACAATTCTCCAATCGATATTTTATAGATCGCTAAATTACTTGATCAAGAACCTACAAATAATTGGGAGTTAACGCATGAAACGGGGCCATTTCGGCGGCTTCCTCGCCGGACTCACCCTCGCCGGCGCGGGGCTGTTCGCCGCCAGCGCCGGTGCGCAGGAGGCGGCGCTGCCGCCGGTCACCATCGCCAGCCAGGGCGTGTTCTATGCCGGCGGCGCCTATACGCAGTCCAAGGACGGCCAGATCACCACCGGCCAGATGTTCGTGCAGTACCAGATCCCCGCCGAGAAGAAGCACCCCTACCCGATCGTGATGATCCATGGCGGCGGCCAGACCGGCTCCAACTTCCTGTCGACGCCGGACGGGCGGCCGGGCTGGGCGGATTATTTCCTGCGCCAGGGCTATGCGGTCTATGTGGTCGACCAGGCGGCGCGCGGGCGCTCGGGCTATTTCACCGATGCCTATGGCCCGACGCGGCGGCCCAACACCAAGGCAATGGCCGACCGCTTCACCGATCCGCAATCCTCCGGCCTCTATCCGCAGGCCAAGCTGCATACCCAGTGGCCGGGCGGCGGACGCGCCGGCGATCCCGTCTTCGACCAGTTCTTCGCCTCGCAGGTGGAGGACATCGCCGACGTCTCCGCCATCGAGACGCTGAACCGTGCCGCGGGTGCGGCGCTGCTCGACCGGATCGGCCCGGCGGTCATCCTGGTGCACTCGCAATCCGGCGCCATCGTCTGGGGGCTCGCTAATGACCGGCCGGACAAGGTGAAGGCGATCGTCGCGGTGGAGCCGAACGGCCCGCCCTTCTATGAGAATACGCTGGTCGGGTCGCCGGACTGGTTCAAGGACGGCCAGATCGGCCGGCCCTACGGCATCACCCGCACCGCGCTGACCTATGATCCGCCGGTGACCAAGCCCGAGGACCTGGCGCCGACCCGCGAGGCGACCTCCGACGATCCCGGCCATGTGCGCTGCTGGCTGCAGGGCGAACCCGTGCACAAGTTGCCGAAGCTCGCCGGGCTACCGATCCTGATCGTGACCAGCGAGGCCTCCTATCATGTGCCCTACGATCACTGCACCTCGCGCTTCCTGACCCAGGCCGGCGTGAAGAACCAGTTCGTCCGCCTGCCGGATGTCGGCATCAAGGGCAATGGTCACATGATGATGCTGGAGAAGAACAATCTGGAGATCGCCAAGTACCTGGATGGCTGGATCGCCAAGGCGGAGGACTGACTTTCCGTCCACATACGCCGTCATCGCGGCCGCAGCCCGCAGGGCGGAGAGCCGGGATCGTAGGAAGGTGAAGAGTGTTTGCGCGATCCCGGATACGGCCTGACGGCCGTTCCGGGATGACGACATCCCTATAACTCCAAGAAAGCGAAATCACCGCGCGTCGTGGCAGGGTGTGCCCTTGGCGTCCCAGGCGGGGCCGAGATCCTCTAGGCCGGCTTCCATGCACTCGACGGTGAGCTGGAGTTCGCCGCCGCCGGAAAAAAGGAAGGTGACGACGCCGGACGGGGCGTCGGTCTCCTCGAAGGTCAGCGCCAGCAGGTTCAGCACCGCCTGCTTCTGCGTGAGGTCGAAGCCG harbors:
- a CDS encoding tyrosine-type recombinase/integrase → MELRYKYLYEDLDRHGNVRIYVWRGKGHKKVRIREEVGTPAFRRAYDAALEAEAEPADPVVAVGRKDRKPPKPDTLRWLCERYRKECAEFLLLGDQTRHVRGLIFESIYEEPTEPGASTLYGDFPNDRLSVKAIRVLRDRKIEYPEAGNGRVKALRQVFKWAIEEEVPGVRVNYARDVPYFEGSKDGFHTWTIEEIEQFDARWPLGTKARLAKDLLQYTGARRSDAVTFGRQMIRNGKIHFTEMKGRRRVLKERELPVLPQLQESIDAMPGDHLTFLVTEFGAPFTEAGFGNWFRDRCDAAGLPQCSAHGLRKAGATIAADNGATEHQLMAIYGWESPKQAAVYTKKANRKKLAGDAMHLVVPVKSGT
- a CDS encoding Maf-like protein; protein product: MNGRPTLVLASGSPRRLALLAQAGLEPDALMPAEIDETPERGELPRRLALRLAKEKAQVAQTRREASGEFPGAYLIAADTVVAVGRRILPKPEIAEEAADCLRLLSGRAHRVYSGVAVVTAKGALRSRLVETRVRFKRLSREDIEAYLASGEWRGKAGGYAIQGFAGTFVVKLVGSYTNVVGLPLAETVALLAGEGYPVRYSWTNPA
- a CDS encoding alpha/beta fold hydrolase, with protein sequence MKRGHFGGFLAGLTLAGAGLFAASAGAQEAALPPVTIASQGVFYAGGAYTQSKDGQITTGQMFVQYQIPAEKKHPYPIVMIHGGGQTGSNFLSTPDGRPGWADYFLRQGYAVYVVDQAARGRSGYFTDAYGPTRRPNTKAMADRFTDPQSSGLYPQAKLHTQWPGGGRAGDPVFDQFFASQVEDIADVSAIETLNRAAGAALLDRIGPAVILVHSQSGAIVWGLANDRPDKVKAIVAVEPNGPPFYENTLVGSPDWFKDGQIGRPYGITRTALTYDPPVTKPEDLAPTREATSDDPGHVRCWLQGEPVHKLPKLAGLPILIVTSEASYHVPYDHCTSRFLTQAGVKNQFVRLPDVGIKGNGHMMMLEKNNLEIAKYLDGWIAKAED
- the yacG gene encoding DNA gyrase inhibitor YacG yields the protein MSAPAKSSQDKPCPICGKPAVEKYRPFCSSRCADVDLHRWLSGSYAIPAVEEDDEDGDTPPLAPEPPRRG
- the hisD gene encoding histidinol dehydrogenase, giving the protein MPLRLDTRSPDFAARFQAFLGTKREVAEDVVQAVAGIIEDVRSHGDAALVELSRRFDRIDLAERGIRVTNAELDAALAAADPETLDALKLAHERIRSHHAKQLPESGRYVDPLGVELGSRWTPVDAVGLYVPGGTAAYPSSVLMNAVPAKVAGVPRIAMVVPAPGGVLNPLVLAAAKLAGVDEVYRVGGAQAVAALAYGTDTIAPVAKIVGPGNAYVAAAKRQVFGTVGIDMVAGPSEVLVVADGQQNPDWIAADLLAQAEHDTAAQSILMSDDDALIEAVIAAVKRQLVTLPREAIAAQSWRDYGAVIRLASLDEAPTLVDRVAPEHLEIMAADAEALVERIRHAGAIFIGAHTPEAIGDYVGGSNHVLPTARSARFSSGLGVLDFMKRTSILKCGPEQLRALGPAAIALGEAEGLDAHARSVAIRLNL
- a CDS encoding low molecular weight phosphatase family protein; its protein translation is MCGQNSVRSPLAAALAKHLFGRSLYIGSAGVMKGEIDPFVSAVLDEVGLENRRHRPQTLEELEENEGLGFDLVITLSPDAHHRALELTRTNAIAIEYWPTPDPTLATGNREQQLDAYRAVRDELEMRIRARFRAR
- a CDS encoding UPF0262 family protein, encoding MAEGDDPHHATRRLAAVTLDAASIGHASRDIEHERAIAIYDLVEQNSFCPIGDPEPGPYLLAIALADNRLVLEITREDGAPVVTHHLSLSPLRKVVKDYFLVCESYYAAIRTLTPSKIEAIDMGRRGLHNEGSEVLRERLQDKIDVDFGTARRLFTLVCALHWKG